A window of the Candidatus Tisiphia endosymbiont of Dascillus cervinus genome harbors these coding sequences:
- a CDS encoding palindromic element RPE1 domain-containing protein yields MKIHKVTNCTSLSRYNSPRCHSSVGGNDIKGNRNRPLSKLAYAERFEGDAERRTAAYSNVREDSSTASTYKSPAEVEFRKRSIDIKGSRNNTLRLLYLFKTCPLVKVIKVFIQCCLVLFSSKVFAGFGDPCPSVSFAVDDYLRQNTAYGHLLYSIDMTGTPNGCDATDPQFKFCLKNKDGSPIECKVITLNLNDSKRLSELSTDNNPDLGGNTLLKDTILTVKIIDKRLCLVMSTSKGQLPLACKNTTTPTPIPPPNEQCRNIGKTCYMGTTRSQSLLNFSGLAVDCVKETLDKVFFRYSSCDPKNDQISLTALNPFSTFQESLKISIRVALILYVMFFAVNMILSKEYGNLDKIASFVMKLIVVTYFATGLGPVYFKGGKETTENGMLQYGLPLLTELTPQFAQIVFNAGGSRGLCEYDTSKYKDGYKFYALWDVVDCRIGYYLGMGLYYNTESVLNGIPSRSVPGKNKNNPVNFKKPGNEAPDALRKVGGFRFLTVMFGLLLSGQIIIVASGIIFSVIFVSIILYFITHYLVCLVTIYVMTYISPIFIPMVLFTRTKAYFDAWLKICISCAVQPAVVAGFIALLLTMYDSAIYKNCEFMRHDYTYSSDVQFSTFELRLPNANTDDCKNSAGYKLLRYYSGEGWEKHLLSLFPIKSIVVDVVSLLVDLLYVLIFSIIFYYFSKSISQFAAELTGGPIMDSVTASPTKIVDMVKKGAEFIADAAQSSGGKPPQKNPLEKPRKGGEEAKDSGGGGMSGSGGG; encoded by the coding sequence ATGAAAATTCATAAAGTCACCAACTGTACAAGTTTAAGTAGGTATAATAGTCCTCGATGTCATTCCAGCGTAGGCGGGAATGACATTAAGGGAAACAGGAATAGACCTCTTTCGAAACTCGCTTATGCTGAGAGATTTGAAGGAGACGCGGAACGCAGAACCGCAGCGTACTCTAATGTACGTGAGGATTCGAGTACCGCATCGACGTACAAATCGCCAGCAGAAGTAGAGTTTCGAAAGAGGTCTATTGATATAAAAGGAAGCAGGAATAACACCTTAAGGCTGTTATACCTATTTAAAACTTGCCCACTTGTTAAAGTCATAAAAGTTTTTATACAATGTTGTTTGGTACTTTTCTCAAGCAAAGTTTTTGCTGGTTTTGGAGATCCGTGTCCATCAGTTTCATTTGCAGTAGATGATTATTTAAGACAAAACACAGCTTACGGGCATCTTCTATATAGTATTGATATGACCGGTACTCCTAATGGGTGTGATGCAACTGACCCACAATTTAAATTCTGTCTAAAAAATAAAGATGGTAGTCCTATAGAGTGTAAAGTTATTACTCTTAATTTAAATGATTCTAAGCGTCTTAGTGAGTTAAGCACTGATAATAATCCCGATTTAGGTGGAAATACTTTATTAAAAGATACTATTTTAACAGTAAAAATTATTGATAAAAGATTATGCCTAGTCATGTCTACCTCAAAAGGACAACTTCCACTAGCTTGTAAAAATACTACCACACCAACTCCGATACCACCACCAAACGAACAATGCCGGAATATAGGTAAAACTTGTTATATGGGTACTACAAGAAGTCAGTCATTACTTAATTTTTCTGGCTTAGCTGTAGATTGTGTAAAGGAAACTCTAGATAAAGTTTTTTTTCGTTATAGTAGCTGTGATCCAAAAAATGATCAGATTAGTTTGACTGCCCTTAATCCTTTCTCAACCTTCCAAGAATCTTTGAAAATATCTATTAGGGTGGCGTTAATATTATATGTTATGTTTTTTGCTGTTAATATGATTTTAAGCAAAGAATATGGTAATTTAGATAAAATAGCATCTTTTGTTATGAAGCTAATAGTTGTCACTTATTTTGCTACAGGTCTTGGACCAGTATATTTTAAAGGTGGAAAGGAAACTACCGAAAATGGTATGCTTCAGTATGGTTTACCATTACTCACGGAGCTTACTCCACAATTTGCCCAAATAGTTTTTAATGCTGGTGGCTCTCGAGGATTATGTGAGTACGATACTAGTAAGTATAAAGATGGGTATAAGTTTTATGCACTTTGGGATGTTGTTGATTGCAGGATAGGTTATTATTTGGGTATGGGACTATATTATAACACAGAATCCGTTTTAAACGGCATTCCTAGTAGGAGTGTGCCGGGCAAAAATAAAAATAATCCTGTAAACTTTAAAAAACCTGGAAATGAAGCTCCGGATGCATTGAGGAAAGTGGGAGGATTCAGATTTCTTACTGTAATGTTTGGTCTATTATTATCTGGACAAATAATAATAGTAGCATCTGGAATAATATTTTCTGTAATATTTGTTTCAATAATTTTATATTTTATAACACACTACTTAGTATGTCTAGTTACCATATATGTCATGACCTATATTTCTCCTATATTTATTCCTATGGTTTTATTTACTAGAACCAAAGCATATTTTGATGCATGGCTAAAAATTTGTATATCTTGTGCAGTGCAACCCGCAGTGGTGGCTGGTTTTATTGCCTTGTTACTTACTATGTATGATTCGGCAATATACAAGAATTGTGAGTTTATGAGGCATGACTATACGTATAGCAGTGATGTTCAGTTTAGTACTTTTGAGCTTAGATTACCAAATGCTAATACTGATGATTGTAAAAATAGTGCTGGATATAAATTATTGCGATATTATTCAGGGGAAGGTTGGGAGAAGCATCTTTTAAGTCTTTTTCCAATTAAATCAATTGTTGTAGATGTCGTATCACTGTTAGTAGACTTACTTTATGTATTAATTTTTTCAATTATTTTTTATTATTTTTCAAAATCAATTAGTCAGTTTGCTGCCGAGCTTACTGGTGGTCCTATCATGGATTCTGTAACAGCTAGTCCTACTAAGATAGTTGATATGGTTAAGAAGGGGGCAGAATTTATTGCCGATGCTGCACAAAGCTCCGGTGGAAAACCACCGCAGAAAAATCCTTTAGAAAAACCAAGAAAAGGAGGAGAAGAAGCAAAAGATTCAGGTGGTGGTGGTATGAGTGGTAGTGGCGGTGGTTAA
- a CDS encoding type IV secretion system protein, translating to MKGNLSKLIIVLGIASLVVSVVMVLLAMIGSVKITNGCLLRYDEDAKGGSTDRITNTIMLNATANYTVITKTKPDGSLETEYDPNRYGEWLNTNLAVTNEQEIKFKIDGNISLCRAYVPKNNIQQLSDLDDNGNKVAIPRVEETNVEPLSLIFDAKTDEWRNIAELFINDKVIISVSPDHKKLPDLPNNMASVKNIFKLVKQDGEFKNFIETADCSEGQKTYSPLCGRYSIYSGQYVSGCKWPANCNNPNDCVNINPHEVCWSKPYDWELPSTVCNIDPLHVGSYWKTICDKTPFWANVMSTAPESYRDDGFFTSPWYDNTDKLFTNFYPECSNNSSASSRRCPDVDHSIKDKAYIEGEYQNKRYFWYSADGPTGLLYRMDNSETPTNAKSLGTGYEFAKIIAGNKDYDPINNSRAANIKYQTIYNGTLAGNAKSYLQYRLWSKDDKYTNNTGGYVLNIKQTKCRRTNGESFDDVVANRGKVQYLVVPYDENPNKTGTIYSTSNIKVDDADGNAKITANANGYLWMRIYNKQEDYKESYGRYQVQFFTSEKVGSFTLNILTPLFELLKGKIKNAAVMIFKNMTCYGGGVTTCTNFFNYIKAVLILYVMSYGAMFLLGMVKINQQDLVIRIVKIAIVSGLMNESTFEFFNNYIFDFVTNFSDGIISNMSGYSMFSSTNKITNPFMFLDALMSKILFSKTFAGQVLSLISMGLSGLIYFVIVFIATMIVIITALRAVAVYIMAFMAIAILIGVAPLFLTFMLFDFTRYLFDNWVRFTFRYMIEPVILMAGIIILTQLFTIYLDFATGYSVCWKCALPIKVPFPAIPGLPAIFSNLEIFCINWFVPWGMDSRSGMMGLNMQHYIALIMIAYGMYGYVEFSGKMVAKLTSTAGPSATSMGHAMSSAMEQGALKKVGLDQASRDTIKKEAAGRLKDRNKAIDKGNKARSKGDTKDSDGNNKDQNPRSGVESGSGNESDSNANPK from the coding sequence ATGAAAGGAAATTTATCAAAACTTATAATAGTATTAGGCATAGCATCTCTAGTGGTTAGCGTTGTTATGGTATTACTTGCAATGATAGGGTCAGTAAAAATTACCAACGGTTGTCTCCTTAGATATGATGAAGACGCAAAAGGAGGTAGTACTGATCGTATTACTAATACAATCATGCTTAATGCAACAGCAAACTATACTGTAATTACTAAAACAAAACCAGATGGGTCGCTTGAAACTGAGTATGATCCTAACCGTTACGGAGAATGGTTAAATACTAACCTAGCTGTTACAAATGAACAGGAGATTAAGTTTAAAATAGATGGTAATATAAGCCTTTGCAGGGCTTATGTACCAAAGAATAATATTCAACAGCTTTCAGATTTGGATGACAATGGTAACAAAGTTGCCATTCCTAGGGTTGAAGAAACTAATGTAGAACCGCTATCCTTAATTTTTGATGCTAAAACTGATGAATGGCGAAATATAGCTGAATTGTTTATTAACGATAAGGTCATAATATCAGTTTCACCGGATCACAAGAAATTGCCGGATTTGCCAAATAATATGGCTAGTGTAAAAAATATCTTTAAGCTTGTTAAGCAAGATGGTGAATTTAAAAATTTTATAGAGACAGCAGATTGTTCAGAAGGACAAAAAACATATAGTCCATTATGTGGTAGATACTCGATATATTCCGGGCAGTATGTTAGTGGTTGTAAGTGGCCAGCAAATTGTAACAATCCGAATGATTGCGTTAATATTAATCCACATGAGGTGTGTTGGAGTAAGCCATATGACTGGGAATTGCCCTCGACTGTTTGTAACATAGATCCATTGCATGTAGGAAGTTACTGGAAAACAATATGTGATAAGACTCCTTTTTGGGCTAATGTGATGAGTACAGCACCAGAATCTTATCGTGATGACGGTTTTTTTACTTCGCCTTGGTATGATAATACTGATAAGCTATTTACTAATTTCTACCCTGAATGTTCTAACAATTCTAGTGCTTCATCTCGTAGATGTCCTGATGTTGATCATAGCATTAAAGATAAAGCTTACATAGAAGGAGAATACCAAAATAAAAGATATTTTTGGTATTCTGCCGATGGTCCAACAGGTCTGTTATATAGAATGGATAACAGTGAGACTCCAACTAATGCAAAATCTTTAGGGACAGGCTATGAATTTGCTAAAATAATTGCTGGAAACAAAGATTATGATCCAATAAATAATAGTAGAGCTGCTAATATTAAATATCAAACCATTTATAACGGGACTCTAGCTGGTAATGCAAAGAGCTATTTACAATATCGCTTATGGTCAAAAGATGACAAATATACCAATAATACTGGTGGCTATGTCTTAAACATTAAGCAGACCAAATGTCGAAGAACTAATGGTGAGAGTTTTGATGATGTTGTAGCTAATCGTGGTAAAGTGCAATATTTAGTAGTACCATATGACGAAAATCCTAACAAAACTGGTACAATTTATAGCACTAGTAATATTAAAGTGGATGATGCAGATGGTAATGCAAAAATTACTGCGAATGCCAATGGATATCTATGGATGAGAATTTACAATAAACAAGAGGATTATAAAGAAAGTTATGGTAGATACCAAGTACAATTCTTTACCTCAGAAAAAGTTGGTAGTTTTACTTTAAATATTTTAACCCCTTTATTTGAGTTATTAAAAGGCAAAATCAAGAATGCAGCTGTGATGATTTTTAAGAACATGACTTGCTATGGTGGGGGAGTTACTACTTGTACTAACTTTTTTAACTATATAAAAGCCGTATTAATTCTTTACGTTATGTCATACGGAGCAATGTTTTTACTAGGTATGGTCAAAATCAACCAACAGGATTTGGTAATTAGGATAGTAAAAATCGCTATAGTTAGTGGTTTAATGAATGAAAGTACTTTTGAATTTTTCAATAATTATATATTTGATTTTGTAACTAATTTTTCAGATGGAATTATCTCCAATATGAGTGGCTATAGCATGTTTTCATCGACGAATAAGATAACAAATCCTTTCATGTTCCTAGATGCATTAATGAGTAAAATATTGTTCAGTAAAACTTTTGCTGGTCAAGTGCTTTCTTTAATCTCTATGGGTCTTAGTGGATTGATTTATTTTGTTATAGTATTTATTGCTACAATGATAGTAATCATCACCGCTCTTCGAGCCGTGGCAGTTTATATTATGGCATTTATGGCAATCGCTATATTAATTGGTGTAGCTCCATTATTTCTTACGTTTATGCTATTTGATTTCACTAGATATTTATTTGATAATTGGGTGAGGTTTACTTTTAGATATATGATAGAGCCAGTAATTTTAATGGCAGGAATTATTATACTTACTCAGTTATTTACAATTTATTTGGATTTTGCAACTGGTTATAGTGTGTGTTGGAAATGTGCTTTACCTATAAAAGTTCCATTTCCTGCTATCCCAGGTCTTCCTGCGATTTTCTCTAATTTAGAGATTTTTTGTATCAATTGGTTTGTACCTTGGGGAATGGATTCTCGTTCTGGCATGATGGGTTTGAATATGCAACATTATATTGCATTAATTATGATTGCTTATGGAATGTATGGTTATGTTGAATTTTCTGGAAAAATGGTGGCAAAGTTGACTAGTACCGCTGGACCTTCTGCAACATCTATGGGGCATGCAATGTCATCGGCAATGGAACAAGGAGCTTTAAAAAAGGTTGGTTTAGATCAGGCATCTAGAGATACAATTAAGAAAGAAGCTGCCGGTAGATTAAAAGATAGGAATAAAGCAATCGATAAAGGGAATAAAGCTAGGTCAAAAGGTGATACAAAGGATAGTGATGGTAATAATAAGGATCAGAATCCAAGAAGTGGTGTTGAGAGTGGTAGTGGTAATGAAAGTGATTCTAATGCGAATCCAAAGTAA
- a CDS encoding type IV secretion system protein: protein MLVDFLFKGQLFIALVVLLACNPVKADDSEKDAKFDWMSSSLSGLAALFSACLEVPKFNSFQEGSISLDLTKPNEWNSTGNYVKKDKAIKFDWSTSGAVSSPRKYRVMYRIDPRFNRPQIFIKTFNHLTKKYEATNFPKFKATDPTKDYISLAFSKMQNYVDYFNFVENRQKIRVEKGDVINITLAGAGDFFSVATDEDFLKSELDNNMLGIPSLYTNSNLDNKILYSTAEKLCYSIDPSRDKVCQGTGASTKYKALDKLVLVGKPLTQGSIQQIITICPDFANDKDNSPVCFYDQGRGMRILVNNQIIKREAESFVYSKFLKKSFLYYKSDIAGDLDFLTDWSIQGMFTSLDKPLMSDWIGAFSDINELSSYISSPAVDLSSSFLHFGRYIMMVEIGNGDKSISDAQQKDIEVEYVIMKDGGTPLASLVGTQINQDFATDADKDGYLWVRVKNPNKEVMGLIKVNYANYTGSTWFSDIVYNGAVKPITDEFHKFTMNFYTKLTKNVTLHRIIKAALILYVIIYALTFLAGAIQITAKDLLTRIIKITLIVILIGDDSWNFFNNYLFNAFIKGTDYLMTNVVGLTSSTVNIFGFIDPIFDKYTNGRFWGLLFIQLLQIHNGLTFVAIITIYSLTLYFRAILEVIIGYVIAYISLAVMISLAPLFIILVLFEKTKSIFDNWLSTLFSYMMQPTILLIFFLLIDQVMSEQLLKIVVRACWDSTFIPIEIGLDLTHMNMPINFSFKLPFLPGIPFFAPDVTEINNAQDLLNSTGTFLVIFTSSLLFYAYCLMCYGLVDYVTIVVAQLTNVTPARQEGDFQRPDNPTKSIMQDMESVARPVKDLAFAPARIFKDKVIDQNYKARKSDLDGKKEYTGKIFASRNDLDTGGEADDGSNKKE from the coding sequence TTGTTGGTAGATTTTCTATTTAAAGGGCAACTGTTTATTGCCTTAGTAGTTCTATTAGCCTGTAATCCTGTCAAAGCTGATGATAGTGAGAAAGATGCTAAATTTGATTGGATGAGTTCGAGTTTAAGTGGACTTGCAGCTCTATTTTCAGCATGTCTAGAAGTACCAAAATTCAATAGTTTTCAAGAAGGTAGCATTTCTTTAGACCTTACAAAACCAAATGAATGGAATTCTACTGGTAACTATGTCAAAAAAGATAAAGCCATTAAGTTTGACTGGAGTACTAGTGGAGCTGTAAGTAGTCCAAGAAAATACCGAGTGATGTACCGTATAGATCCAAGGTTCAATAGACCACAAATATTTATTAAAACTTTTAATCATTTAACTAAAAAGTATGAAGCTACTAATTTTCCTAAATTTAAGGCAACTGATCCAACTAAAGATTATATAAGTCTAGCATTTAGCAAAATGCAGAATTATGTAGACTATTTTAATTTTGTTGAAAATCGTCAGAAAATTCGGGTAGAAAAAGGTGATGTAATAAATATAACTCTTGCAGGAGCAGGAGATTTTTTTAGTGTAGCTACTGACGAAGATTTTTTAAAGTCAGAGCTTGACAATAATATGTTAGGAATTCCGTCACTTTATACAAATAGCAACCTTGATAATAAAATACTATATTCAACTGCAGAAAAATTGTGTTATTCTATTGACCCCTCAAGGGATAAAGTGTGTCAGGGTACTGGAGCAAGTACCAAATATAAGGCTTTAGATAAGTTAGTATTAGTTGGTAAACCGTTAACCCAAGGTTCTATACAACAGATTATTACAATTTGTCCTGATTTTGCTAATGATAAAGATAACTCTCCAGTGTGCTTCTATGATCAAGGGAGAGGGATGAGGATACTAGTAAATAACCAGATTATAAAGAGAGAAGCGGAAAGTTTTGTATATTCTAAATTTCTAAAAAAGAGTTTCTTATATTATAAATCTGATATTGCTGGAGATTTAGATTTTTTAACTGATTGGTCAATCCAAGGCATGTTTACCTCCCTAGACAAACCTTTAATGAGTGATTGGATTGGAGCTTTTTCAGATATTAATGAACTTAGTTCTTATATTAGTAGCCCAGCTGTAGACTTAAGTAGTAGTTTTTTACATTTTGGACGCTACATTATGATGGTGGAAATAGGTAATGGTGATAAGAGTATTAGTGATGCACAACAAAAAGACATAGAAGTTGAATATGTAATAATGAAAGATGGTGGGACACCACTTGCATCGCTAGTGGGTACACAAATCAACCAAGATTTTGCAACTGATGCTGACAAAGATGGCTATTTATGGGTTAGAGTAAAGAATCCTAATAAAGAGGTAATGGGGTTAATTAAGGTAAATTATGCTAATTATACGGGGAGTACTTGGTTTTCAGATATTGTATATAACGGGGCAGTTAAACCTATTACCGATGAGTTTCATAAATTTACTATGAATTTTTATACTAAACTAACTAAAAATGTAACATTACACCGAATCATAAAAGCTGCATTGATTCTTTACGTAATAATATATGCTTTAACCTTTTTAGCGGGTGCTATTCAAATAACTGCCAAAGACTTATTAACAAGAATTATAAAAATAACTTTGATAGTAATACTAATAGGAGATGATAGTTGGAACTTTTTCAATAATTACTTATTTAATGCCTTTATTAAGGGTACTGACTATCTAATGACCAATGTAGTAGGGCTTACTAGTTCTACAGTTAACATTTTTGGTTTTATTGATCCAATATTTGATAAATATACCAATGGCAGATTTTGGGGGCTTTTATTTATACAATTACTCCAAATCCATAATGGTCTTACTTTTGTTGCTATCATAACTATTTATTCTCTGACGCTTTATTTTAGAGCTATTTTGGAAGTTATCATAGGTTACGTTATAGCATATATTAGTCTTGCGGTTATGATATCTTTAGCACCATTATTCATAATTTTGGTACTATTTGAGAAGACAAAAAGCATTTTCGATAACTGGTTATCTACTTTATTTAGTTACATGATGCAACCAACCATATTATTAATATTTTTTCTATTAATAGATCAGGTGATGTCTGAACAACTTTTAAAAATTGTGGTAAGAGCATGTTGGGATAGTACGTTCATCCCAATAGAGATAGGATTAGATTTAACGCATATGAACATGCCGATTAATTTTTCGTTTAAATTACCATTTTTACCTGGGATACCTTTCTTTGCACCGGATGTTACGGAAATTAATAATGCACAGGATTTATTAAATTCTACCGGGACATTCTTGGTAATATTTACCAGTAGCTTGTTATTCTATGCTTATTGCCTAATGTGTTATGGACTCGTCGATTATGTGACTATAGTAGTTGCTCAATTGACCAACGTAACACCTGCAAGACAAGAGGGTGATTTCCAAAGGCCTGATAATCCTACAAAATCTATTATGCAGGATATGGAATCTGTGGCAAGACCAGTCAAGGATCTAGCTTTTGCTCCAGCTAGAATATTTAAAGATAAGGTGATAGATCAAAATTATAAAGCTAGGAAAAGTGATCTTGACGGCAAGAAAGAATATACTGGCAAAATATTTGCCTCAAGAAATGATTTAGACACTGGTGGTGAAGCAGATGATGGATCTAATAAAAAGGAATAA